In Sparus aurata chromosome 5, fSpaAur1.1, whole genome shotgun sequence, the genomic window TTTATAAAACGATAATTTAGAAAAGTCAAATTTATCTTATTCCAGCTTCATAAATGGGTCACTAGTGGGTTTCTATTAGTTTTTATTATTGGACAATCATATTGTAAACTGAGTTTCAATTCATTTTCCGAGACTAAATAGTGCGCCTTTAGTCATCATCAGAAATCAGTGAAatacagaggaaaaaagaacATAGGGAGAAATGAGTTCTGACTATTTTCAGAATCAggtaaaaaaaatccaaactaaACAAAAGACTCAACCCCAATCCTCTTCATACTGGAGAGACAACATACCTAAAAAATAGCTTTCCTGTGTGATGATGACAGACATCCCAGCAGATTAATCCAAGCATTTCTAATATGATCATATATGAGTCATATTCCTGTTACCATTGAAGCTTTAAGAACTatttctccagcagcagcagcagcagttggtCGCTCattgacaaactctctcaaataACCAACTGAGGACATTGCTATTGAAGCTGCTCTGCGTCGCAGTCTACGCTCATAAATCACTTTATTAATGACCATGTGTGAGTGTCATAATTGAGACCTTTTGCATCTCTCTCAGTTGCCTATAcgagcctgtggatgatttgtttcaCACTCAGGGTGGGTTTTCTGCAACAATCCAAAGGGTGTGACATTATGAATATTCTTTAGggtctgctctgctctgctaaTAGAGAGCAACAGCTGCtaatgttagtttagaaatggagctGGCtcacatgaacaaaaacatgtaaacacaacataaaaGTTCCTGAGCACATTTAATTAAGAATGAAAGAATTAGTAACGCTATGACGACAATATTGTcttacaatattttttttttacttcacaaaTGAGGATTGTGcattcaaaaaaagaaagaagcagtGGTTCAGGAAGTATTCAAGTTACTTATATAGAAACGGTGCAGTGTAATTCATGGTACATTCAAAATGTTGAGTCAAAGTACAGAAATCTaagcaacaaaatatatattaagaAACTTTAGTTTATTTCTCCACAAGACAATCAGTCAGAACATTGTCAATGTATCCAATGTGAACCGGCGAAGGAAAAGGTCTCCACTGGAGTATTCAGCTTGATGGTTCCTCCCCTGTATGTTTCCCATGTATTAGACTGTGCTGTATCAATAGTTCCTCCCCTGTATGTTTGTTGTGGTGTATTAGACTGTGCCGTGTCAATACAGTCTTCTCAAAGTATCTCATGCCGCAGATCTGGCAAACGTACGGCTTCTCACCAGTATGGGCTCTTCTCATGTGAACTTTCAATTGAGCATTACATACAAAAGCTCTCCCGCATGTTTTGCAAATAAACGGCTTCTcgcctgtgtgggttctcatgtggactATAACAGAACTGCTAAATCTGAAATCTCGACCACACGTTGTGCAtgaatacggcttctcacctgtgtgaattCTTACGTGCTTTCTCAAGTCTTCTGTCCGAGCAAATCTTTTCCCGCAGGTATTGCACGGATGTGGCTTCTCGCCTGTGTGGGTTTTCATGTGCATATATAATCGGGATTTAAACTTAAATGCTTTCCCACATGCTTCGCAAGTATACTGCTTATCTTCACCTGTGTGCATATTATGGTCAATCTCTGACAAGTTTGATTTGGATACATCGATACTCTGACTTCTGCTTTTGGGATGTGATTTCTCTGGTTCTGGCTCTGTGTTCATGATTGACTGAGAGCACACTTTCTGATCctggctctcagctacatgccGGTTCTCaaagaggagctggtggtctcGTTCTAATTCAGGTTCaatgtggtcactttcctcataagtaGGAGTCAACATAAAGGTATCAGTCTCTATCTTCAGTATATGCTGCTCTCCTTCCTGACTGGTGCCATGATCcctctgttcctctttaatctgtgGGTGACCTGGGTGATCTGGGTCCTCCtggtcacagagctgctggtctgAGAgaacctcttcctcctctgtaaAGACATGTTGCCGTGGGAGCTCTGAAGGGAcagagaacaaaataaaaaggaccTTACTGTGACGATGAAAGAAGACATCTGCAGACCTGTGTGTAAAATTACAGTGCAAGTATAGATTTAAACAACTGGGGTTACATTCATCGATTTCTATTGTTTTGCGTGATTACAtataaaaagtattaaaaaaaaatactcacctatcctgtgtatCTTTATTTCCGGTTTCAAAACAACATCCAGCAGTCTGCGCTGGCGgtcgatctcttcctcgtactcGACGATAGTTTTACTAAAAACTCcaaatatttcttcagcagcagcagcaagtcGCTCGCTAACAAAGTTCCTCAAACACTCGACTGAagacattgttgtttttataacaaatTCAATTATAAACTGAGCCGAGACTAAATTATCATGTTCCAGTTACTTCTAGTTACTGCAATACATTGGTGCAGCTAACGCTACTTGTGATGTTTACTTCCGTCGGGTGTCACGCTGATAAGTTCCGACAGTAGTGCTGGAGCTTTTACTTGTTCCGCTTTCaactgatgacattttatttaaaatttcTCAAGTAAAGgttaacaaaaaacattgtttttttgttatagtTTAAActgagcagttttttttaacaaaactaAATAGTAATCTACAATCTTACCAACCAAATGCGACTTTCTTGAATtgcaaaaaaatcttttaaaattgACAGACACATGTGCTATTCCTTGCACAATTCAAATGGGATATATACTTTTATATGTCTCCATTGACTACTGTACATTTCTCCCCCCAAATAAGGTAATCACAATGTGTAatatacattaatatatatttataaggATCTTGACTATGGTATTTTGGCTGTCATGATATATCAAATGTCTAGGTTAAAATGTGGGGACTATTTACTCTACTGCTCACATTTGAACAAGTATCTCAGACCAAAAGTGATATTTTTAGTGTTTTCTATTGTTTCCTTGTTTTGAACTGAATTCCCACTAGAACCAACAAAAAACTCAAAACGGTGATCTTCTGAAAAAAAGTAACCTTTAAgttttgcaaatacatttttttaattctcatGTATTAGACTGTGCCGTGTCAATACACTTTTCTCGAAGTATCTCATGCCGCAGATCTTGCAAACGTATGGCTTCTCACCAGTATGGGCTCTTCTCATGTGAACTGTCATATGAGCCCTACGTGTGAAACCtctcccacatgttttgcaaacgaacggcttctcacctgtgtggattctcatgtggaTCATAAGGGAACTGCGAAAACTGAAACCTTGACCACATGTTGTGCATGAATACGGcatctcacctgtgtgtgttttcatgtgcatACATAATCGGGACTTATACTTAAATGCTTTCCCACATGCTTCGCAAGAATATTGCTTCTTTTCACCTCTGTGCATATAATGGTCAATCTGTGAAAAACTTGATTTGGGTACGATGATACTCTGACTTCTGCTTTTGGGATGTGATTTCTCTGGTCCTGGCTCTGTATTTATCATTGACTGGGGGCCCACTTTCTGAACctggctctcagctacatgccAGTTCTCAAAGAGGAGCTGGCGATCACTTTCTGGTTCAGGCACATTGTGGTCACTCTCCTCATAAGTAGCAGTCATCATAAAGGTGTCAGTCTCTGGCTTCAGTAtaagctgctgctcctccagactggtgcagagttcaacatgttcctctttaatctgtgGAGGGTCTaagtcctcttggtccagactggagatCCTCCCCTGgatacagagctgctggtcagtgagaatgtcctcctcctccttctccatgctgttgtgttgctgtgggagctctgaaGGGACAGATGACAGAAAAAGTGGGCActagtgtgatgatgacattcTGACATTCAAGTAAATTGGTACCAATGtacttttgttttaaatggACATTATGAAGAGAATAGCTCTGTTTTGTGTCACTAAAATAAAGTTTTGACATGTGTGCAGTTTGAAACTCGTACATATATACTACCTATCTTGTGTACATTTAATTCAGGCCCCCAAACGATATCCAGCTGTCTGGACTCCTGGTCTAAACTGATGCAGTTTACTTAGTTTTTACACAAAactaaatgttgttttacaaCCATTTCAACAAATTGTTACTTTCCTGAACGGCAAAATTATCacttaaattgacaaacatcatatttgTGATaaatggcacaattcaaacaggataaatatttgacattttttgtgaaaatcTTAACCTGCAAAATAACTGCGGCATGTTATCGAGTCATACTACTGCTGATATCTGAactatttcaaaacaaatattattttttagtGTAGCAGTTTAGCACCAATTATAACACATTCCTAgcagccaaaacaaaacatgatactAATGTTATATAACCTGCAAAAACCCAATAGATGTATCttgtgagtagtgtgtgtgggaaattaacccccccccccccttgaaGAAGATATGAATGCTTTTAGTCCTATTTAGAACATGGGGTAATGGTGCACTTTAGCTACTTGTGGTCAAAATTATTtctacaaacacaaagaaaaattaCAATGCGTTACAATGTTCCAAACAGGGAAAAACAAGCTTATTCAGaatcaaaactaaaaaaactttccatttttttaaacttgttttcaaagataaaaaaaaaaatgaaaaagcctCCCCAGGAGATTTCAGCCCGATGGCTCCTCCCCTGTACATTGACTTTTGTGTGTGACTCTTATGTGGTGTGCCAATACAGCCTGCACCGAGTATCTTTTACCGCAGATCTTGCAAAGGTACGGCTGCTCACCAGTATGGACTCTTCTCATGTGAATTGTCTCCTGAGCATTCTTACGTGCCTGCTCAAGGTTTCTGTCCTAGCAATTCCTTTCCCACAGGTATTGCACGGatatggcttctcacctgtgtggggtTTCATGTCCTTACGTATTTAGGATTCATACTTAAAAGCTGTCCGACATGCTTTGCAAGAATACTGCTTCTTCTTACCTGTGTGCATAGTATGGCCAGTCTCTGACACGTTTGATCTGGATGCAGCGACACTCTGACTTCTGCTTTTGGGATGGGTTTTCGTTGCTTCTGGCTCTGTACTTGTAGTTGGTCTGAAGTCTCCATACATGCCCCCTTTCTGATCCTGGCTCTTAACTACATGCCAGTCATCAGAGAGGAACTGGCGGTCACTTTTTGATTCAGGCTCACTGTAGTCACTTTCCATATAAGTAGGTGTCAACATAAAGGTATCAGTTTCCAGCTTCAGTGAAAACTGTTCTCCCTCCAGACTGGTGCAGGGCTCCTTGTGTTCCTCTTGAATCTGTGGAGGGTCtgctgggtcctcttggtccagactggagttcctctcctggtcacagagctgctggtcagagagaacctcctcctcctcctctgtgaacacatgttgctgtgggagctctgcagggacagagaacaaaaaaaggacATTACTGTGATGACGAGAAGGAGAAGTACGCAGACATGTGAGAAAAATTACAGTGCAAGTATACATTTAAACATTCA contains:
- the LOC115581533 gene encoding zinc finger protein 37-like; this encodes MSSVEYLRNFLSERLTAAAEEIFGVFIKSIVEYEEEIDRQRRLLDVVLKPEIKLHKLELPQQHVFTEEEEEVLSDQQLCDQERNSSLDQEDPADPPQIQEEHKEPCTSLEGEQFSLKLETDTFMLTPTYMESDYSEPESKSDRQFLSDDWHVVKSQDQKGGMYGDFRPTTSTEPEATKTHPKSRSQSVAASRSNVSETGHTMHTELPQQHNSMEKEEEDILTDQQLCIQGRISSLDQEDLDPPQIKEEHVELCTSLEEQQLILKPETDTFMMTATYEESDHNVPEPESDRQLLFENWHVAESQVQKVGPQSMINTEPGPEKSHPKSRSQSIIVPKSSFSQIDHYMHRGEKKQYSCEACGKAFKYKSRLCMHMKTHTGEMPYSCTTCGQGFSFRSSLMIHMRIHTGEKPFVCKTCGRGFTRRAHMTVHMRRAHTGEKPYVCKICGMRYFEKSVLTRHSLIHEN